In Bacteroidales bacterium, the genomic stretch TAACTAACATGCTTTATTAATTTTATGAAGTTTTGACTACTTCTCAAAATTAATAAAAATTACTTAACTTAAAAGTTATGATTAAAATATTGTTAAACAGAAATTAATTTTGTGTTTTCATTATGTTATCAACTTCTGAATTTGTAGGGGCAATTTCTTTTAAAATATTATAAACTTTTCTTTTTTCTTGTGGTGGAGCGTCTGAGAATATTTTTACGATTTCAGACATTTTAGTAGATAAAAAGATGCTTAAAAAATATGAATCAGGTTTTCTGTTATAGACATTTTTCAGCAGCATAATTGAATTTGCAATTTCTGCTCTTCCTTGAATAAGTTTTTCGGTCATTTGGTCTAAACCTAATCGATGATATTTGTAGTACAGTTTTCGTATTCCGGAATTGTCGTTTGAGGTCATGTGTTCAATTAAGTAGAATCTGTTTTTTCTGCTGCTTGTTCCGAATGCTTGCCAAGTTTGATCAAAAGGGTCTGCTTGTGCATGGTCTTTAATTTGTTTGGCTTTTTGCAGAAATTCTGTTCCTCCGAGCATTGAATAAGAATCGTAATCTAAGCCGATTATTATATATGCATAAAATGCTAATACGGAGGTTAAGTTGGAAAGATGAGTATTTTCATTAAAGTCTAATGCTTGCCCTTCGACATAAGTAAATTCAAAATCTTTGTCTTCTTTGTAATTGAACAAAGTTGATTTATAGTTTGTGTTGAAAATTGTTCTGGTGGATTGGATTGATATATTTCCTTTAAATTTATCTATTCCGTTATAACTTTTAAGGTTTATTTGAATTTGACATTCGATTCTTTCATTGTTAGAGAAAACATTATTAGTCCATTTTCTGTTATTCATAAATTCGTATAAATCTTGTTGCATTTTAATATACAAATCTCTGT encodes the following:
- a CDS encoding DUF4835 family protein, producing MKKTIVFLFIIVSAYNLFSQELNCRISINSNQIQGTNRDLYIKMQQDLYEFMNNRKWTNNVFSNNERIECQIQINLKSYNGIDKFKGNISIQSTRTIFNTNYKSTLFNYKEDKDFEFTYVEGQALDFNENTHLSNLTSVLAFYAYIIIGLDYDSYSMLGGTEFLQKAKQIKDHAQADPFDQTWQAFGTSSRKNRFYLIEHMTSNDNSGIRKLYYKYHRLGLDQMTEKLIQGRAEIANSIMLLKNVYNRKPDSYFLSIFLSTKMSEIVKIFSDAPPQEKRKVYNILKEIAPTNSEVDNIMKTQN